In Amaranthus tricolor cultivar Red isolate AtriRed21 chromosome 3, ASM2621246v1, whole genome shotgun sequence, a single window of DNA contains:
- the LOC130808063 gene encoding probable long-chain-alcohol O-fatty-acyltransferase 1 — MGEETQNFLKAWLVIFASLSYAYFITSKLPKGKFRVFTLLPIFSLFTILPLSLSRPIPITISSWFITWLANFKLLLYCFDLGPLSTQNTFSMFILLASFPIKLKGKDPPNYTRPEKVIPPNNWVKSLFFALFIYIYDRTKNWVMYGFALYLFIDICFAICTFFLAPLGLELEEPSDEPFASSSLQDFWGRRWNRMVSDALRDTIYFPVKSFCVSYMGLNWAQAVGTMASFTVSGLIHELMYYDVIRAKPTWEVTCFFVLQGLCVVLEVAVKRKLGWKRKFHWAITGPLTVTFVMTMGYWLFYLPLYRNHVDAKSIEDVKAFVKNLKKVFT; from the coding sequence ATGGGAGAAGAAACACAAAATTTTCTCAAGGCATGGCTAGTAATTTTTGCATCACTCTCTTATGCTTACTTCATAACTTCAAAACTTCCTAAAggaaaatttagggttttcactCTCCTacccattttctctctctttaccATCCTCccactttctctctctagaCCAATTCCTATTACTATTTCAAGTTGGTTTATTACATGGTTAGCTAACTTTAAACTACTTCTTTATTGCTTTGATCTTGGTCCATTATCAACCCAAAATACATTTAGTATGTTCATTTTACTTGCTTCTTTTCCCATTAAACTAAAGGGAAAAGACCCACCAAATTATACCCGACCCGAAAAAGTTATCCCTCCAAATAATTGGGttaaatctttattttttgctctttttatatatatttatgaccGTACTAAAAATTGGGTTATGTATGGTTTTGCATTATatctttttattgatatttgttTTGCAATTTGCACATTTTTTCTGGCCCCACTTGGGTTGGAGCTAGAAGAACCGTCCGACGAACCTTTTGCATCATCATCGCTACAAGATTTTTGGGGTAGAAGATGGAACCGCATGGTATCCGATGCACTGCGTGACACCATATACTTTCCAGTGAAGTCATTTTGTGTTAGCTATATGGGCCTGAATTGGGCCCAAGCTGTGGGTACAATGGCTAGTTTTACTGTATCTGGGCTTATACATGAGCTTATGTACTATGACGTGATACGTGCGAAACCCACGTGGGAAGTCACGTGCTTCTTTGTGTTACAAGGGTTGTGTGTGGTTTTGGAGGTGGCTGTAAAGAGAAAATTGGGCTGGAAGAGGAAGTTTCATTGGGCCATTACAGGCCCATTAACAGTTACATTTGTGATGACTATGGGTTATTGGTTGTTCTACTTGCCACTTTATAGGAACCATGTTGATGCCAAGTCAATTGAGGATGTTAAAGCATTTGTCAAGAATTTGAAAAAGGTTTTTACTTGA
- the LOC130808064 gene encoding probable long-chain-alcohol O-fatty-acyltransferase 5: MEEEEGLIIAFIKVWLKVLISLIYAYFIVSKLPKGKFRVFSLLPIFSLFTILPYSLSTPTTAGLTGFFITWLANFKLVLFCFDLGPLSQDLIKNSLFYFILISSFPIKIKQNGNYPITHTQKNNPKLPLNLWSKLLIYILLVFGAFLCNYNQVLNQNILLGIYCCVVYLNLEIVMGFCNKLVGSILGMELCPPFDEPYLSTSLQDFWGRRWNLMVSDVLRHTIYFPTRAYWEIHIGKKWAQIVATLGAFIVSGLMHELLFFYITRASPTWEVTCFFLLHGVSLVVEIGLKTELGFGGLHWALAGPLTIGFVMATGFWLFFPQLVRTKVDVRSLEEIKAVSSFIKGVLGIN, encoded by the coding sequence atggaggaagaagaagggtTGATTATAGCTTTCATTAAGGTATGGTTAAAAGTCTTAATCTCTCTCATTTATGCTTATTTCATTGTTTCAAAGCTTCCTAAAGGCAAATTTAGGGTTTTCTCTCTCCTacccattttctctctcttcactATCCTCCCATATTCTCTCTCTACCCCAACAACTGCTGGTTTAACTGGTTTTTTCATTACTTGGCTTGCAAACTTCAAActtgttcttttttgttttgatcTTGGCCCTTTATCTCaagatttaattaaaaattctttattttattttattttaatttcttctttTCCTATTAAAATTAAGCAAAATGGGAATTACCCAATTACCCATACCCAAAAAAATAACCCAAAACTACCCCTTAATTTATGGtcaaaattattgatttatattttgctTGTTTTTGGTGCTTTTTTGTGTAATTATAACCAAGTTTTGAACCAAAATATTCTTTTAGGTATTTATTGTTGTGTAGTTTACTTAAATTTAGAGATTGTTATGGGATTTTGCAACAAATTGGTGGGGTCCATTCTTGGGATGGAGTTGTGTCCACCCTTTGATGAACCTTATTTATCAACATCATTGCAAGATTTTTGGGGGAGGAGATGGAACCTCATGGTATCAGATGTACTGCGACATACCATATATTTTCCCACAAGGGCATATTGGGAAATTCATATAGGGAAGAAATGGGCTCAAATTGTAGCTACTTTGGGTGCCTTTATTGTGTCTGGTTTGATGCATGAGTTGTTGTTCTTCTACATCACACGTGCTAGTCCCACGTGGGAGGTCACGTGCTTCTTCTTGCTTCATGGGGTGAGTTTGGTTGTTGAGATTGGGCTTAAAACGGAATTGGGCTTTGGAGGTTTACATTGGGCCTTGGCTGGTCCATTAACTATTGGGTTTGTGATGGCTACTGGGTTTTGGTTGTTCTTTCCTCAACTTGTGAGAACCAAAGTTGATGTTAGATCCCTTGAGGAAATTAAGGCTGTAAGTAGCTTTATTAAGGGTGTATTAGGAATCAATTAA
- the LOC130808061 gene encoding probable long-chain-alcohol O-fatty-acyltransferase 5 yields MEEEAKNFFKAWLVVFASLSYSYFIASKIPKGILRFISLLPIFYLFFLLPLSIYRPIPNIILSGFITWIANSRLLLYSFNLGPLSSNQSHSSFLRFIFFGAFPIKVKENTSNDQKDGLVNSYNKVLPLNFWSKIIIFVILEAIYKYNKSMIILCCLMYLFIDIVFGVCDLIVESTLGLELESPSDEPYLSTSLQNFWGRRWNRIISDTLRHTVYLPVKSTAVKFVGRRWASLSGVMASFVVSGLMHELIYYNVTRVTPTWEVTWFFVLHGVCVVLEMVVKRSLGQKWRLHWAISGPLTVGLVMGTGFWLFFPQLMRNHVDVKATEDIMCLGNYFKEIIMKIKNEFVIY; encoded by the coding sequence ATGGAAGAGGAAGCCAAGAATTTCTTCAAAGCATGGTTAGTTGTTTTTGCATCTCTTTCTTACTCTTATTTTATAGCCTCTAAGATCCCCAAAGGTATTCTTCGTTTCATTTCTCTCTTACCCATTTTCTATCTCTTTTTTCTTCTCCCACTTTCTATTTATAGACCAATCCCAAATATAATCCTTAGTGGTTTTATCACATGGATCGCCAACTCAAGACTCTTATTGTACTCCTTCAATCTTGGCCCTTTATCATCGAATCAATCACATTCTTCATTCCTTAGATTCATCTTTTTTGGGGCTTTCCCCATCAAAGTCAAAGAAAATACATCAAATGATCAAAAGGATGGTTTAGTAAATTCATACAATAAAGTATTACCCTTGAATTTTTGGtcaaaaattatcatttttgtGATTTTGGAAGCTATTTATAAATACAACAAGAGTATGATCATACTTTGTTGTTTGATGTATTTGTTCATTGATATTGTTTTTGGTGTATGTGATCTAATTGTGGAGTCCACACTTGGGTTGGAGCTAGAATCACCGTCCGATGAGCCTTACCTATCTACATCATTGCAAAATTTTTGGGGGAGGAGGTGGAACCGCATAATATCAGATACACTGCGTCACACCGTATACTTACCCGTTAAGTCAACGGCAGTCAAATTTGTTGGTCGTAGATGGGCTTCATTGTCAGGTGTCATGGCTTCATTTGTTGTCTCTGGTTTGATGCACGAGCTCATCTACTATAACGTGACACGTGTGACTCCCACATGGGAAGTCACGTGGTTTTTTGTCTTGCATGGAGTATGTGTTGTTTTGGAGATGGTGGTAAAGAGAAGTTTGGGCCAGAAATGGAGGTTACATTGGGCTATTTCTGGCCCGTTAACGGTTGGGTTAGTGATGGGTACCGGGTTTTGGCTCTTCTTTCCTCAGTTAATGAGAAATCATGTTGACGTTAAAGCAACTGAAGACATTATGTGCTTGGgaaattattttaaagaaattattatgaagataaaaaatgaatttgttatttattaa
- the LOC130807740 gene encoding uncharacterized mitochondrial protein AtMg00810-like: MQEEFDALIENHTWDLVPRPPNANIIRSLWPMGFRDPTRPNHVCLLRKSLYGLKQAPRVWYQRFATFATTIGFSNNISDNSLFVYCHGSDIAYLLLYVDDIILTASSDSLRESIMSKLSSEFAMKDLGPLNYFSCIAVTRTSTGLFLSQQRYASEILEKAGMSQCNSIATPVATSGKLCASAGFPCDDPTLYRSLAGALQYLTFTRPDISYAVKQVCLYMHDPRIEHMATIHRILRYVKGTLPYGLQLHRSNISTLLSYTDADWGGCPNTRRSTSGYCVFLGDNLISWSAKRQPTVFKSSAEAEYRGVANVASETC, from the exons ATGCAAGAGGAATTTGATGCTTTGATTGAGAATCATACTTGGGATTTGGTACCTCGTCCTCCTAATGCTAATATCATTCGGTCTTTATGG CCTATGGGTTTTCGTGATCCTACTCGTCCTAatcatgtttgtcttcttcgtaaatctctttatggtctcaaacaGGCTCCACGTGTCTGGTATCAACGGTTTGCTACGTTTGCAACTACTATTGGCTTTTCTAACAACATTTCTGATAATTCCTTGTTTGTTTACTGTCATGGCTCTGATATTGCTTATCTGCTATTATATGTGGACGATATTATTCTCACCGCTTCCTCAGATTCACTTCGTGAGTCCATTATgtccaaacttagctctgaatttgccatgaaagatttgggtccTCTTAATTATTTCTCGTGTATTGCTGTTACTCGCACTTCTACGggcctctttctctctcaacaaAGGTATGCCTCTGAAATTCTTGAAAAGGCTGGCATGTCCCAATGTAATTCTATTGCTACTCCTGTTGCTACCTCCGGCAAACTTTGTGCTAGTGCTGGTTTTCCTTGTGACGATCCTACCTTGTATCGTAGCCTAGCTGGTGCTTTACAGTATCTTACTTTTACTCGTCCAGATATTTCATATGCTGTTAAGCAAGTTTGCCTCTATATGCATGATCCTCGCATTGAACATATGGCTACTATTCATCGCATTCTTCGCTATGTCAAGGGTACTCTTCCCTATGGTCTGCAGTTACATCGTTCTAATATTTCAACTCTTTTGTCCTATaccgatgctgattggggtggctGTCCTAACACTCGCCGCTCAACTTCTGGTTACTGTGTTTTTCTAGGTGATAACTTAATTTCTTGGTCAGCTAAACGACAACCAACTGTTTTCAAATCcagtgctgaagctgaatatcgtgGTGTTGCTAATGTTGCTTCTGAAACTTGCTGA